Genomic window (Sphingomonas japonica):
GCAGCGCGCGGCATATCGATGTCGATCTCCTCGAGAGGCTTCCACGTCTTCGTGATGCTACGCCCGGCGAGAACGTCCCCCAGCATCGTTAGCGTGAACGGCACAGGCACGAACCGCAGCACCGCGACCCATATGATCGAGATCGCGATGAACCATGCGGCCAGCTTCAACAGGAATTTGAGAAACGCGCCGCGGCCACGACGGGCACGCCGCGATTTGGTGGGGGTTGCTGCTGTGGCCAATCCGAACTTCCGAATTTCAGTTCAACGCCGAACTGGAACTGCCGTTACTCCCGTCGTGACGAGTATCAAAGGTACGAACGTCTCGACGATCAAGCAGTCAACAGTCGCCGGTCGCCAGCGATCCGCATCATCGCCTTTTGCAGCTTCTCGAACGCGCGCACTTCGATCTGGCGCACGCGTTCGCGGCTGACACCATAGACCTGGCTCAGTTCCTCGAGCGTCTTGGGATCGTCGGTCAGGCGGCGTTCGGTCAGGATGTGCTTCTCGCGATCGTTGAGCGCGTCCATCGCCTCGGTCAGCATGTTGTGGCGGACATCCGCTTCCTGTGCCTCGGCAACGGTCTGATCCTGCAACGGGCTGTCGTCGGCGAGCCAATCCTGCCACTGCGCTTCGCCATCTTCGCGCATCGGCACGTTGAGCGAGGTGTCGCCGCCCATCGCCATGCGGCGGTTCATGCTCGTTACTTCATCCTCGGTGACGCCTAGATCCTTGGCGATCTTGGCGACGTCCTCGGGGCGAAGGTCGCCATCCTCGAACGCGTCGAGCTTGGCCTTCATCCGGCGCAGGTTGAAGAACAGCTTCTTCTGCGCGGCGGTAGTGCCCATCTTCACCAGGCTCCAGGAACGCAGGATATACTCCTGGATCGACGCGCGAATCCACCACATCGCATAGGTGGCAAGGCGGAAGCCGCGATCGGCCTCGAACTTCTTCACCCCCTGCATAAGGCCGATATTGCCCTCGGAAATGAGCTCGCTGACCGGCAGGCCATAGCCACGATAGCCCATCGCGATCTTCGCGACGAGGCGCAGGTGCGACGTCACCAATTGCGCGGCGGCATCGGGATCTT
Coding sequences:
- the rpoH gene encoding RNA polymerase sigma factor RpoH; amino-acid sequence: MASGSNVPATVPALGGEASLNRYLSEIKKFPILAPEQEYMLAKRFEEHQDPDAAAQLVTSHLRLVAKIAMGYRGYGLPVSELISEGNIGLMQGVKKFEADRGFRLATYAMWWIRASIQEYILRSWSLVKMGTTAAQKKLFFNLRRMKAKLDAFEDGDLRPEDVAKIAKDLGVTEDEVTSMNRRMAMGGDTSLNVPMREDGEAQWQDWLADDSPLQDQTVAEAQEADVRHNMLTEAMDALNDREKHILTERRLTDDPKTLEELSQVYGVSRERVRQIEVRAFEKLQKAMMRIAGDRRLLTA